Below is a window of Impatiens glandulifera chromosome 2, dImpGla2.1, whole genome shotgun sequence DNA.
CAAGTGGGGTAAAAGAACATCATTTGGAAAGAGTGGTAAAGGGATTAGTTTCTATGAATCGTTTACGTATGACGGTATTGATTATTCTCGATATGATTGTGTATATCTACAAGACAAGGAAGATATTGAGCCATATATTGGCAAGCTTGTTAAGATATGGGAGTTACCAGATAAGTCAAAGAGGGTGAAGGTTCATTGGTTCTTTCGCCCTTGTGAATTTAGCCACTACCTTGGAGATGAAGAGGTACGTCAAAATGAGATCTTCTTGGCATCGGGAAAAGGTGTTGGAGTGACTGATATTTGCACCCTGGTAACAATCTCCATCTTTGCATTTAGTTGAGGTTCTCTATGTATTTAATTATACCGTTGTTCATGTTTATGATTCCTTTCGTGCACTTGATTGATGTATTTCATCTTTTTGACTAATGATTTTTGTCATCAAGTCATTGTTTTATTTTGTCACATATCTATTTTGGATGGGCATTATCTTGTGATATATTTGTTGtatgtttatatgaataaatgatAGGCTAATGCGAATGTTTATCTTCTGGTGCTAGTTCTATGCATGCTTGCTCACCCATTATTTCATGGTCTTTCACGCATTCAGCAATTGCAAATCATTGTACATTGATGTAGAATGTTTTTTGGTTCATGCTCgttgaattcaattttaaataacaatttttgtTATGTGTTTTGAACATGTATGTTTTATGTTGTTTGGATGCAGCATGTGGGTTGCATTCAACTGTCTGTAGGGGCAATTTTGGGGTAGTGAGAATACATATGCAATTATCCATGTTATATGTTGTGTAGTCTTCCTCTTAACATGTGATTTATAGtccatttcttttattttccttaCTAATTTCTCAATGGTACTCCATAATTCTTTTACTctgttttctattttattttggtgGAAAATTAATATGCTAATTTTGGTGAATGTCTGACAAGcttttgtttcaatttttttattgggACCTTGACATAGTTGTCTTCTGCTCATATCTTGATCGCTGTAACTACCTGAAAGATAAAACTTGTTTTCTGTAGACTGAAAAACTGTGAATTGTTTTCAGTTTTTGCGTGGTAAGAATGCCTTTCTTTTGAATGTTACCACATCATCCTAGAGTAGTAATTTGTTTGTTGTAAAATGTTCTAGTCAATGTGAAAAGGAATATCTAAGCATTACATGATCTATAGAtgactattttttttgtatagacGGATGAAATTAGTGTTGTTAATACTTCTTTGGGAAGAATGAAACTAAAATTGGATTGTTTTCACCTTCTTCTTCTCAGGAATCTATTTGTGGGAAATGTAATCTTCTTTGCATTTCAAAAGACAAAAGAAACCGTCAACCTACTGAAGATGAACTTAAATTTGCTGACCATGTATTTGATCGAACTTTTGATGTTGGTAactataaaatatcaaatgataTGGGTGACAAGGTCTCTGAACTTGCAGGTTGTATCTTCTTTCTGACCTAAAAATGAGTAGAGAACATATGCTTACACAAATTAATATCCACTTCACAACTTTAGCTTGATTATTTTTACATAGCAAGTTTTGTTTTTTGATTGGATTCCTTATATGCttattgttttcttgttttgtcACAGTggaatttattttcaatagaaACAACAATGATAGTGAtagtgttaaaataaatttaaaaaaggaGGATACTCTTGCAGGTACTGAGATAATTGCATATTTTTGTTCAAAGTTATCTGATGAGGTGAGAATAAACCGCCTAATCATTTGATGAAAATGTAGGAATAAGTGGATCACCAACTAAAATGAGTTCTGTATCCGAAAAGGATCCTAGTGAAACGGGTATCACCATTGCTAATAGTAAGACAATGTCCAAAAGACAACCTTCAAGGCAAGATGTTGATAGAAAAGGTAAGCTAGTCACACCTATAACTGTTGCAGATAAAGAGGTAAAATTGGATGGAGACTTTGGTGCTATGGATGTTAGGCCTTCCAAAAAGGCGAGGGATGAAGGTTGGTCTAAATTGTTAAACGAAGATAAAGCAACTAATCAACCAGACTCTGTTGGTGTGTCAAACCCCTTCATGCCTGCCACGGGTTCTGTCGGTAGAAGAGTGACATTGGTATCTTAATTTCTAGAATTTCTTCAGCTCTTTGTGAATTTTGTggaaaaatacatttttgttaTATACCTTTAGTTAACAAGTTTAACTTATTTTCcctctttcatttttatttgaacTTGATTGCAGGAGAGAAGAAATTGGTTTCACTATGAACCAGAGGTATGTAAATTCTTCCTTTATCTTTTCATGTTCTTGTATGTAGCTTTGTATTATAACTTGCTTAATTATGTTTGACTTCCCTATGATATGGTTTTCCATTATCCTTCTTCTgtcacaaaattttgaaatactaTTGGGTGTTCAATAAAAAATTTCTAGTTATCTGTACATTTCTTTGTTGGAGCTGCATGTTGTGTTCTTTTCACCAACATAAGAAGCTTATGCAGGATATCATatcattttatgaaaataagaagCTTATGCAGGCTTTTTTAGTAAATATGCACATTTAAGGAACCCTATTTTCATTTAAGCCATGGGTTAATGATGGATTGCTTAGGTGTGGTGGATTCTTTCTAGTAAATAAGTGTGATAGGTAAACAATTTTGCATTTTTTTGGTCCTTCCACAATGTGAAGGGCATATTATTGTTATAGCTTAGTGAAAGTTTAGGTCATGTTTAAATTTTCGCATTCCACTTAGTAGGTAATAATCTATTTGACATATCCTATAGATGTTTTAGTGGGTACCACATTTTTTCGCAAAGATTGTTCTCCATAACTGTTAGTTTTGTTCAAGtttttgttatttgtttattacTACTTATGGTTATTCTTCACATGCAAAATGAAACGTTTCAGTATCATTTAAATCGCTCAAAATCCATGATCTGCAGTCGAATAAGGTTTATCATGTACGTTAGGGGAGTTTGTATGCCAATGTTAAGATTATGAACACTTCGAGTAGTTTGATATggtaatatgttttatatttttgtaattcaGTCTTGGTTAGATAGAATGAAGGAAGCACATGAGACTGGAACACTAGTCATGCTTTTCAATTTGGATCCAGGGTTTACTTCAAAGGAAGTGGaggtattattattttgtgctCATCTATCTTTGTGAACTTCCTTAGTGTATTTTCTCATTTATGTAAATTGTGGATTTCTGTATGGCATCCTAACCGTGTTGCTATTTCTATCTTTTCCTAAAATGTAGGTTTATATACAATTGTTATTGATTTGTAATTAAAGATATTAACAAAATTGTTTTACTATTATGTATTATGGTACAATGGTAAATAGTGATAAAGTTAGAATGGTAATTAGGTTAGTTGAGGAGGTTAGAGggcatataaataaataatggagACTAATAGTGCAGTATGTTACTATGTATGAATCTTATGTTAGTTGAGTAGGTTAGAGggcatataaataaataacggAGACTATTAGTGCAGTATGTTACTATGTATGAATCTGTTTCTCATCTCATTCGACTTAGGCTGTTCTACTCATTTTTTTATCCCTAGATTACAGGCTGGTCAAAGCTATTTTCCTTGTCATTTGATTAGTTCCCCAAGGAATTGCAACATATTTCTTGTTGGTGTTCTTTGCTGATTTGGTTGTCCTAAAAACAATGTAACTTAACGATGGTTATCGCTAATTTTGGAAGCGTGCTATCAAAGAAGAGTAACTTAACAAAAGTTAAAGTACTGATTTTGAAGTCTGTTATCAAAATAGACTACCTTAGTTATGATTAAAGTGCGGATTGGAAGTCTAGAATAGCTTAACACCTTGTCGAAGGTTGACCAAGTCCGACATTCTGTTGTGACCAGAGAGATGCCCATCGCAAACATGGCAAGAAGCCACCGCATGATCTCAACCTCGTACATCAATTTTCTTTTGACTTCTTGGAATGCAGTCACGACTCGATAAACACCTTCTTCTGACTTCTTGCAATGCAGTTGTGACTCACAAACATGCTGCTAACGACTACTTTCACGATATCCCCAACGATCAAGAGTCTAGGACAGCAAGAAGCCTGCACTCTTTTCACTTTATCTAAGCACTCAAGATAAGGAAAATCGATATATAAATCTTTCTTGTGTGTTGTTCAATCTCGGCACATGGGAAGTCTTCAGCTCgtcattttttttggaataaagGAGAACCAACATGATACCACACAGTCATGGtcccccgcttaaactcaaagcgctttcagatggaatcgaacattgaccttttggtctcttaagccgactcttaccactgggcTACCTTGGTGGGGTTCTTTAACTCGTCATTTTTAATTACTAGCTAGGCATTTTGCTTTAGTCAGCTTGCTTCTGTTTAATAATATGGTTTATTGATAACATAAtacaaagttatttaaaaaataaaaaataataatattatttggttTAGATTGATATATCTTAAAATGTGACTATCTATAATACTTTACTAATAACATTggtaaatttaaatagtttgatGTTAGGCTTCTTTTAgatagtgtaattttataaatacataaaaatagaGTGGTGTAAATGTATATAACATTAACGAAAATACATTTAGggtcaaatatattaatattgaccTGTTACCCCTCTAGTTAACTCTCTTTTGGAAATTTCTCTAACTTTCCACTAATGCAACACAGAGTAATCAGAGATTGTCCAAATGGTTTAGATTAGCATATCCCTTAACGAGTCCTTTAACGGATTTGAATTACCACTTGTTGAGTTTATTTGTTTACTTGCCTTATAATGGTATATATTCCCTTCCTTTGAGTCCATCATAGATCTTAGAATTTGCAATGAGTGACCAATAATGCTAACTATTCTTCTTTTAGTCGGCTTTGTGGGTCAAAGATATGTTCTCTTACTCAACACTTTAGCATGTTATCTTTCAGGATATCATTTGGCAAGCTTTTAAGGAAACATGCTCTGCAAAAATGGCACAACGCACACCAATCTCTAATCCATGTTCCGGTATGGAAAGACTTGATGGTTTCTTTTTGTACAAGATTAATGAGGTTTCTCCTTGATTAAATATTTGAGGAGGCCTGGAATTCTAACTTtgaacaataattatatattggaGCTTAGATAAATGGTCGCCGTCTTTGTTATTTGACCCCTCCATTTTGCTTCCTAGGTCAAGCATTCATTATTTTGGAAACATTGAAAACGACTCAAAAGATTGTCAAACAATTGGAAGATGGATGCTTGATGTTATCAAATGGGAGGTATGTATGCAAGATGGTGTAGGagtatcaaattttataattatttgaagaGCATGATAAAGATTATTGAATGGTGCTTTCTAGCTATATCCGAGAAGAACCATTGACTATGTTACCTAGTTACGATGAAGGTGACGAtagttgaatatttatttttgtcaaagtATCTTATGTTTTACTTAAAGTATGGAATGCTCACAAGTCCTAAGGTGGTGGGACCCTAATGTGTTGTTCCAACCCTTCGGTATGCTATGCATAACCACATTCTTCTTTCATCTTTATCGTGCTAAAAGTTGGCACATTTACAAGTTGTGAAAGAACTATTTGATTAAGTTGTGACACATCCTACTTTATGTACATGATAAAGATTATTGAATGGTGCTTTCTAGCTATATCCGAGAAGAACCATTGACTATGTTACCTAGTTACGATGAAGGTGACGAtagttgaatatttatttttgtcaaagtATCTTATGTTTTACTTAAAGTATGGAATGCTCACAAGTCCTAAGGTGGTGGGACCCTAATGTGTTGTTCCAACCCTTCGGTATGCTATGCATAACCACATTCTTCTTTCATCTTTATCGTGCTAAAAGTTGGCACATTTACAAGTTGTGAAAGAACTATTTGATTAAGTTGTGACACATCCTACTTTATGTACATGGAAGGAATGCAAGTTTCCGTAGGTGGCAATCAAACCATGGTTCAAGAATGTTTTAGTTCTATCATTTTGGCACCCTAAACAAATAAGACCGTGGATGATGAAATCCACATAATTTCTCCCCCTAAAATATAAGAGTTAGAATAATATGgttgttaaaaaaatgtgaCATGCATGGTGTTCAAGGTTTTCTTCATGACTAGTAACTATCATGTGTAGACTTTTTTGAATGGTAACCAAGATAAAAGCATTTAGTGCTTTTGGTGGAACATGGAACAAGTTTGTTATGATCGTTTGAATGGGTGTCAAAAAAGATGTGCAACCAAATACTTTTGCGCACCGGAGATTTCCTTAGGGTCGGTGTATGAATTGAAGAGAAGTTGGACTGAACTttggaatttgaagagtttAGAGGACATCATGTTGATTAGGTAGGTTGGTGGTTGTAAAATCACCCCAAAATTAGGTAAGTGGTTGGTGTGTGATTTGAAGAGAAGTTGGACCGAACTttggaatttgaagagtttAGAGGACATCATGTTGATTAGGTAGGTTGGTGGTTGTAACATCACCCCAAAATTAGGTAAGTGGTTGGGGTCCTTGGGGATTTTTTCCATGTCACCCTCTCCCAgggaaaatagaaaaatatttttgtagatTCTATGGGGTTAAAAGTATTAACATAGTGAGAAAAAAGCTCTTTAATATTTGAAGCTTTTTTCAGATTcctcttatttatataaaccATGCCTTCATAACCATACCAATTGTCAATAAGTTACTCTTTGTCCAATGGGAAATGTTTTGCCATTGACAACTTTTGCTTCTTTGGATTTGGCCTCATCACACTATGTTACAACTTACAATTGGAGGAAGACCTTTTGCAAGGCAAAATTGAGAATGGAGTTTATACTCTCCAACCCAATCTTGTACGAAGGAACACATGCTTAGTATAAATtctcatatattaattatactCTTTTTTGGTTTGGAATCATCATTTTAGATTGCACAATTTTGTCCTTGCAAATGTTGAACATCAAAGTAAAACCCCTTTTGGCATAGTTTATTATGTTGTATGAGCGTCATAACTTGTCCCTTGAGCTCTCTGTCaccatatttaatttatttgagatttatCTCTTTTGAGCTATTTATTCTACGCCCTTGTAGTATAAAGATTAGTGCTTTTCATTCTTGTGAATGCGTGGATAGTACTTTCTTAATTGTGGAATTATTCATTGCATTCCTTGTTCGATCATTTCTGAACAAAATGGGATTTGATGAATGCAAATTCATCATGTCATTGAAAAGGTCTCACATTGTTGACACTTACTCATGTTCCTGTCACATGTCCGCCTTACTCTTTTTTCTAATAATGTTTCATATATTAATTCCTTGAAATGTACTATTCTCCATAATTTAGCTCCATCCCAATTGTTATTTCATAAGTAACATAAACATTCTACCTTGTATCCTAATGATTACCTATTTATCCATTTCTTAGCCTTTATAATGATTGCAATTTTTCCTTATGTGGAAAGTCTCCAATCATTTTTGCTGAAATTGTTTATTGCTCTCTCATCAATATAATTTAGTTTGATCagcttattaaatttattaataacacTTTTTCCTTCTACATCACCTGCTCCAAATTCCCCCTTGTTCAATGTTCAATCTACTATTCTTCAATCCCTTTACACTGCTCCGACATCACCCCAAGCGCTTCTATTCCTACTACCACCTCTTGCTCGATGTTCAGTCTTCTATtccttttttcattttt
It encodes the following:
- the LOC124927446 gene encoding protein ANTI-SILENCING 1, producing MSQIEVTQKIEHLDFKWGKRTSFGKSGKGISFYESFTYDGIDYSRYDCVYLQDKEDIEPYIGKLVKIWELPDKSKRVKVHWFFRPCEFSHYLGDEEVRQNEIFLASGKGVGVTDICTLESICGKCNLLCISKDKRNRQPTEDELKFADHVFDRTFDVGNYKISNDMGDKVSELAVEFIFNRNNNDSDSVKINLKKEDTLAGISGSPTKMSSVSEKDPSETGITIANSKTMSKRQPSRQDVDRKGKLVTPITVADKEVKLDGDFGAMDVRPSKKARDEGWSKLLNEDKATNQPDSVGVSNPFMPATGSVGRRVTLERRNWFHYEPESWLDRMKEAHETGTLVMLFNLDPGFTSKEVEDIIWQAFKETCSAKMAQRTPISNPCSGQAFIILETLKTTQKIVKQLEDGCLMLSNGRVLGGSIVRSLTLPGKQSTFVGHMVLDRVKSFTKKGVKEAVTTSHCSQPNTIEFDMAMEWRLLQARSDTWWKLLYKKQEEEVKKVKASLTL